The following proteins are co-located in the Triticum aestivum cultivar Chinese Spring chromosome 1A, IWGSC CS RefSeq v2.1, whole genome shotgun sequence genome:
- the LOC123052490 gene encoding autophagy-related protein 3 yields MQVKQKVYELYKGTVERVTGPRTVSAFLEKGVLSVPEFILAGDNLVSKCPTWSWEAGDPSKRKPYLPSDKQFLVTRNVPCLRRAVAVEEEYDAAGAEVVLDDDEDGEGWLATHGLQASESKEEEDIPSMDTLDIGKVEEIKSIPSYFGAGEKPDDEEDIPDMDTYEDTGDHSTATPQPSYFVAEQPDDDNILLTRTYDVSITYDKYYQTPRVWLTGYDEARMPLKPELVFQDISQDHAHKTVTIEDHPHLLVGQHASVHPCKHAAVMKKIIDVIVSQGGAPEVDKYLFIFLKFMASVIPTIEYDYTMDFDLGSTST; encoded by the exons atgCAGGTGAAGCAGAAGGTCTACGAGCTCTACAAGGGGACGGTGGAGCGGGTCACGGGCCCGCGCACCGTCTCGGCGTTCCTCGAGAAGGGCGTCCTCTCCGTCCCCGAGTTCATCCTCGCCGGCGACAACCTCGTGTCCAAGTGCCCCACCTGGTCCTG GGAGGCGGGCGATCCGAGCAAGAGGAAGCCGTACCTCCCCTCCGATAAGCAGTTCCTCGTCACCAGGAACG TGCCCTGCCTAAGACGAGCTGTGGCGGTCGAGGAAGAGTATGATGCAGCGGGAGCTGAGGTTGTTCTcgatgatgatgaggatggcgaAGGCTGGCTCGCAACACATGGGCTGCAAG CATCAGAGTCAAAAGAGGAGGAGGACATACCATCTATGGATACATTGGACATAGGGAAAGTCGAAGAGATCAAATCTATTCCCTCGTACTTTGGTGCTGGTGAAAAGCCAGATGACGAGGAGGATATACCTGATATGGACACCTATGAAGACACAGGAGATCATTCCACA GCTACCCCTCAGCCTTCATATTTTGTCGCGGAACAGCCGGATGATGACAACATTCTTCTGACCAGAACATATGATGTCAGCATCAC ATATGACAAGTACTACCAAACTCCACGTGTCTGGCTTACTGGCTATGATGAG GCAAGAATGCCATTAAAGCCTGAACTTGtgtttcaagatatcagtcaagacCATGCACACAAAACG GTGACTATCGAAGACCACCCTCACCTGTTAGTGGGACAGCACGCTTCAGTGCATCCTTGCAAGCACGCTGCTGTGATGAAAAAGATCATTGATGTTATAGTGTCTCAAGGAGGTGCACCAGAAGTTGACAA GTACCTTttcatatttctcaaattcatggcttCTGTCATACCCACCATTGAGTATGATTACACTATGGACTTCGATCTGGGCAGTACAAGCACATAA